Proteins encoded together in one Candidatus Sulfotelmatobacter sp. window:
- a CDS encoding alpha/beta hydrolase, producing MQLKSLITLILRCIALFLLAAVAAAFAQQSPATKPDSTSLAGAPGAATSAPPSAPSTPKTDAPAPAGQSKPEATPVMPELKQEPHLDPSGKPLYETIQEDWSSLQVTTSNLVVQPPLVGEVADETKFTRTLVRLQWRPGDPVDLWIVQPKGVKKPPVVLYLYDYIEDPEKFRSKVWCERVTSGGFAAVGFLSALSTDRFRDRPLKQWFVSELQESLGSTVHDVKFILDYLESRGDLDMTRVGMFGQGSGGAIAILSAAADSRIKVIDTLEPWGDWPDFLVQSPIVSADPKREDYSKPEFLKKVAPLDPVKWLPTLKVPIRVQQVQHYLAVPMETKDAIKAALPKQAELSRFEGLGELSSREGGGALFWWIKEKVQDSGKPAEGNDAKKSIAVETGSDPSSTVHP from the coding sequence ATGCAGTTGAAATCTTTGATAACGCTTATTCTTCGTTGTATCGCCTTGTTCCTCCTCGCAGCCGTGGCCGCCGCTTTTGCGCAGCAGAGTCCGGCGACGAAGCCCGATTCCACTTCTCTCGCAGGCGCTCCAGGCGCGGCAACCTCTGCACCTCCATCTGCGCCGTCGACCCCAAAGACTGATGCTCCGGCGCCCGCCGGGCAGTCGAAGCCGGAGGCAACTCCGGTCATGCCTGAGTTGAAACAGGAACCGCACCTCGATCCCAGCGGCAAGCCGCTCTATGAGACGATTCAGGAAGACTGGAGTTCCCTACAGGTGACGACGAGCAATCTGGTGGTGCAGCCACCCTTGGTGGGTGAGGTTGCCGACGAGACCAAATTTACCCGCACGCTGGTGCGCTTACAGTGGCGGCCAGGCGATCCCGTTGACTTGTGGATCGTGCAACCAAAAGGCGTGAAAAAGCCGCCCGTGGTTCTTTACCTTTACGACTACATTGAAGATCCCGAAAAGTTTCGCAGTAAAGTCTGGTGTGAGCGCGTGACCAGCGGGGGATTTGCCGCCGTGGGATTCCTATCGGCTCTGAGCACGGATCGCTTCCGGGATCGGCCTCTGAAGCAGTGGTTCGTGAGCGAATTGCAGGAGTCGCTGGGAAGCACGGTCCATGATGTTAAGTTCATTCTCGACTACCTCGAATCGCGGGGCGATCTGGACATGACGCGAGTGGGAATGTTCGGGCAGGGCTCGGGCGGCGCCATTGCCATCCTGTCGGCAGCCGCGGACTCGCGCATCAAGGTCATCGATACCCTCGAACCTTGGGGAGACTGGCCGGACTTTCTGGTTCAATCCCCAATCGTGTCCGCCGATCCCAAGCGGGAGGACTACAGCAAACCGGAATTTCTGAAGAAAGTGGCGCCGCTGGATCCGGTGAAATGGCTTCCCACTTTGAAGGTGCCGATTCGTGTGCAGCAGGTACAACACTACCTCGCGGTACCGATGGAGACCAAAGACGCAATTAAGGCGGCGCTGCCCAAGCAGGCGGAACTGTCCCGGTTCGAAGGACTGGGCGAACTGTCGAGCCGGGAGGGCGGCGGCGCGCTGTTTTGGTGGATCAAGGAAAAGGTGCAGGATTCGGGCAAGCCGGCCGAGGGCAACGATGCGAAGAAATCCATTGCGGTGGAAACTGGTTCCGACCCGAGTTCGACTGTACACCCCTGA